TGCGCTGGGGCGGTTTGCTCAGGTTGGGTTCAGACGTTGAAGCCGAACATGCGCATCTGGCGCTTGCCGTCCTCGGTCATCTTGTCCGGACCCCATGGTGGCGTCCACACGAACTCCACGTTCACCTCGCTCACGCCGTCCAGGCGGCCCACGGCGAGTTCCGCGTCGCTGCGGATCAGGTCCTGTACCGGGCAGCCCACGCTGGTCAGGGTCATGGTGATGTCCACCACGCCGGACTCCTGCACGTCCACACCGTAGATCAGGCCGAGGTCCACCACGTTCACCGGGATTTCCGGGTCCTTCACGACCTTCAGGGCCTCCAGGACCTGCGCCTCACTGGGCAGACCCGCCGGGGCGGGTGCGTTCTCGGGAGCGGTCATCAGTTCCCGCCCTGCACGCTGGGCAGTCCGTCCTGCACCCAGGCCATCGTGCCGCCCGCGAGGTTCACGACCGAGTCGTACCCCTGCGCCTTCAGGAACTCGCCCGCGCGGGCGCTGCGCGCGCCACTGCGGCAGATCATGACCAGTTCACGGTCCTTCGGGAGTTCCGCGTAGCGGCTCTCGAACTCGCTCAGGGGGATCAGCTGGGCGCCCTCGGCATGCACCTCGTCGAATTCGTTCTGTTCGCGGACGTCCACGAGCAGCGCGCCCTGCTGCACGCGGCGCAGCCCTTCCTGTGGGGTGACTTCTTCCATGCGGCCCAGCATACCCGACCCCGTGGGTCGGAATGTGCCGCGTGCGCGTATCCTGCGCGCATGACCCTGCCCGAAGGTGCCACCGTCATCGACCTGCGCCCCGAGGACCTG
This region of Deinococcus sp. JMULE3 genomic DNA includes:
- a CDS encoding rhodanese-like domain-containing protein, producing MEEVTPQEGLRRVQQGALLVDVREQNEFDEVHAEGAQLIPLSEFESRYAELPKDRELVMICRSGARSARAGEFLKAQGYDSVVNLAGGTMAWVQDGLPSVQGGN
- a CDS encoding metal-sulfur cluster assembly factor; the encoded protein is MTAPENAPAPAGLPSEAQVLEALKVVKDPEIPVNVVDLGLIYGVDVQESGVVDITMTLTSVGCPVQDLIRSDAELAVGRLDGVSEVNVEFVWTPPWGPDKMTEDGKRQMRMFGFNV